A genomic segment from Phragmites australis chromosome 6, lpPhrAust1.1, whole genome shotgun sequence encodes:
- the LOC133921366 gene encoding ADP,ATP carrier protein 2, mitochondrial-like has translation MADQTNQLTVLHKLGGQFHLSSSFSEGVRARNICPSVSSYERRFATRNYMTQSLWGASMSVSSGMNVPMVTSSPLFANAPAEKGGKHFMIDFLMGGVSAAVSKTAAAPIERVKLLIQNQDEMIKSGRLSEPYKGIGDCFKRTIKDEGFSSLWRGNTANVIRYFPTQALNFAFKDYFKRLFNFKKDRDGYWKWFAGNLASGGAAGASSLFFVYSLDYARTRLANDAKAAKGGGERQFNGLVDVYRKTLKTDGIAGLYRGFNISCVGIIVYRGLYFGLYDSIKPVVLTGNLQDNFFASFALGWLITNGAGLASYPIDTVRRRMMMTSGEAVKYKSSLDAFQQILKKEGPKSLFKGAGANILRAIAGAGVLSGYDQLQILFFGKKYGSGGA, from the exons ATGGCGGACCAAACTAACCAACTGACTGTCCTCCATAAGCTCGGTGGCCAGTTCCACCTCAGCTCCAGCTTCTCTGAAGGTGTACGGGCCCGTAACATCTGCCCTTCTGTCTCATCTTATGAAAGGCGTTTTGCCACAAGGAACTACATGACCCAGAGCCTTTGGGGCGCTTCAATGTCTGTCAGCAGTGGCATGAATGTCCCAATGGTGACATCCTCCCCGCTTTTTGCTAATGCACCAGCTGAGAAAGGGGGCAAACACTTCATGATTGATTTCCTCATGGGAGGAGTGTCAGCTGCTGTTTCGAAGACTGCTGCTGCTCCCATTGAGCGTGTGAAACTGCTTATTCAGAACCAGGATGAAATGATCAAGTCTGGTAGGCTGTCAGAGCCGTACAAGGGTATTGGTGACTGCTTTAAACGTACCATCAAGGATGAGGGTTTCAGCTCCTTGTGGAGGGGGAACACTGCTAATGTTATTCGCTACTTCCCTACTCAG GCTTTGAACTTTGCATTCAAGGACTACTTCAAGAGGCTATTCAACTTTAAGAAGGACAGGGATGGTTACTGGAAGTGGTTTGCTGGCAACCTTGCCTCTGGTGGTGCTGCTGGTGCTTCCTCCCTGTTCTTTGTGTACTCCCTGGACTATGCAAGGACAAGGTTGGCCAATGACGCGAAAGCAGCTAAGGGAGGAGGTGAAAGGCAATTCAATGGTCTTGTGGACGTCTACCGCAAGACTCTCAAGACAGATGGTATTGCTGGGCTCTACCGTGGATTTAACATCTCTTGTGTTGGAATCATCGTGTACCGTGGTCTGTACTTCGGGTTGTATGATTCGATTAAGCCAGTTGTCCTCACCGGCAACCTCCAG GACAATTTCTTTGCCAGCTTCGCTTTGGGTTGGCTGATCACCAACGGTGCTGGTCTTGCATCTTACCCCATTGACACTGTCCGCAGaaggatgatgatgacctcCGGTGAGGCTGTCAAGTACAAGAGCTCCTTGGATGCATTCCAACAGATCCTGAAGAAGGAGGGTCCCAAGTCCCTGTTCAAGGGTGCTGGTGCCAACATCCTCCGTGCCATTGCTGGCGCTGGTGTCCTTTCCGGCTACGACCAGCTCCAGATCCTCTTCTTTGGAAAGAAGTACGGCTCAGGCGGTGCttaa